Proteins from one Rosa chinensis cultivar Old Blush chromosome 7, RchiOBHm-V2, whole genome shotgun sequence genomic window:
- the LOC112179784 gene encoding thylakoid lumenal 17.9 kDa protein, chloroplastic produces the protein MSLMGHLLPPTSKPSFTVTSHFLQNPQPTLQNSTHKPIIVPALLSLALGVTLTSPLPALAIPSLNSRTNLAPPTTPFSQSKTLQTGLENGKIRPCPSSNPACISTNPRSSSFAFPLTIPEKSSGNAIQKLQEAILETQKNPKIKILEDTPDGQYLQAEVDGGFGRDVLEFLVKGDLVSYRCMATKVTYLYPFTTALGNSKGQEERMKKITDQLGWYAPSFEAEAIDENEAMDMSRN, from the exons ATGAGTTTGATGGGTCATCTTCTACCTCCAACTTCCAAGCCCTCGTTCACTGTAACCTCTCATTTCCTTCAAAACCCACAACCCACTCTGCAAAATTCAACCCATAAACCCATAATTGTACCCGCTCTACTTTCCTTGGCTCTCGGTGTAACACTCACCTCTCCTTTACCTGCTTTAGCAATCCCTTCTCTCAATTCACGGACCAATCTAGCCCCTCCCACCACTCCATTCTCTCAATCCAAGACTCTCCAGACTGGGCTCGAAAATGG aaaaatcagaCCTTGTCCATCAAGTAATCCGGCATGTATATCAACAAATCCGAGATCATCATCGTTTGCGTTTCCGTTGACGATTCCTGAAAAATCTTCCGGCAATGCAATTCAG AAGTTGCAAGAAGCAATCTTGGAAACTCAAAAGAATCCGAAAATTAAGATTTTGGAAGACACCCCAGATG GCCAATATTTACAAGCTGAGGTTGATGGAGGGTTTGGCAGAGATGTGCTGGAGTTTCTGGTGAAAGGAGACTTGGTTTCTTACAGGTGTATGGCCACAAAAGTAACCTATTTGTATCCTTTCACTACTGCTCTAGGGAACTCAAAGGGGCAAGAAGAAAGAATGAAGAAAATTACTGACCAGTTGGGGTGGTATGCTCCAAGTTTTGAAGCTGAAGCAATCGATGAGAATGAAGCCATGGACATGTCCCGGAATTAG
- the LOC112177060 gene encoding protein NUCLEAR FUSION DEFECTIVE 4 — protein MAQFYGKFKAFKNSRWLVFVCAMWIQSFAGIGYLFGSISPVIKSTMGYTQRQLAILGVAKDLGDAIGFVAGYLSEIMPSWGLLAIGAVLNFLGYGLLWLIVSQKIAALPLWVLCIAIYVGTNGETFFNTAALISCVQNFPKSRGPVVGILKGYAGLSGAIITQIYAMFNAPSEASLLFMIAVGPSMVVIALMFIVRPVGGHKQVRPGDNAGFMFTYSVCLVLAAYLLGVLILEDLFDLSQTLITLFAAILIVLIVLPIIIPIILAFFSEPRPSLQESLLIDAQREEEGNKSEQANEVIFSEVEDEKASDIDSLPSSERQKRISQLQAKLFQAAADGAVRVKRRRGPRRGENFTLMQALIKADFWLMFVSLLLAAGSGLTVIDNLGQIVLSLGYTDTSIFVSMISIWNFLGRIGGGYFSEIIVRDYAYPRPVVMAVVQVIMAVGLCYYAMGFPGQVYVSTVLIGLGYGAHWAILPAAASELFGLKSFGALYNFLTMANPAGSLIFSEVIASGIYDYYAEKQATLRHQNPSSLLIGPLRDDDDLSCVGTICYSITFGILSALCIVAAGLSMIVVYRTRRVYTQLYGNPNN, from the exons ATGGCACAGTTTTATGGGAAGTTCAAGGCCTTCAAGAACAGCAGATGGCTTGTGTTTGTGTGTGCAATGTGGATTCAGTCCTTTGCAGGAATTGGGTACTTGTTTGGGAGCATATCTCCTGTGATAAAGAGCACCATGGGGTACACCCAGAGGCAGCTGGCAATTCTGGGAGTGGCCAAGGACTTGGGTGATGCTATTGGATTCGTTGCCGGATACTTATCCGAGATTATGCCCAGTTGGGGGCTTTTGGCCATTGGAGCAGTGCTCAATTTTCTTGGATATGGATTGCTTTGGCTTATAGTCTCACAAAAGATTGCTGCTTTGCCTTTGTGGGTG CTCTGCATTGCCATATACGTGGGAACGAATGGTGAGACCTTCTTCAACACAGCAGCTTTGATTTCGTGCGTGCAGAACTTCCCCAAAAGCCGGGGACCTGTTGTGGGGATCCTGAAAGGATACGCCGGTTTAAGTGGTGCAATAATAACTCAGATTTATGCAATGTTCAATGCCCCAAGCGAAGCGTCGTTGCTTTTTATGATTGCAGTTGGACCATCAATGGTTGTCATTGCTCTAATGTTCATTGTTAGGCCTGTGGGAGGTCACAAACAAGTCAGGCCAGGTGACAATGCAGGATTCATGTTTACATATAGTGTTTGCCTTGTTCTGGCAGCTTATTTGTTGGGAGTTTTGATACTTGAGGATCTGTTTGACTTGAGCCAAACTTTGATCACATTGTTTGCGGCCATATTAATCGTTCTCATAGTGCTTCCAATCATAATCCCTATCATATTGGCTTTCTTCTCCGAACCAAGGCCATCACTGCAGGAGAGCCTTCTAATTGATGcacagagagaagaagaagggaacAAATCTGAGCAGGCAAATGAGGTCATTTTTAGTGAGgtggaagatgagaaggcttCAGATATAGATTCCCTTCCATCATCAGAAAGACAAAAACGAATCTCTCAGCTTCAAGCTAAACTGTTCCAAGCAGCTGCAGATGGAGCAGTGAGGGTCAAGAGGAGAAGAGGCCCCCGTAGAGGAGAGAATTTCACCTTGATGCAGGCATTGATAAAGGCCGATTTCTGGCTCATGTTTGTTTCTCTATTGCTAGCTGCTGGATCTGGTTTGACAGTTATCGACAATTTGGGTCAGATAGTTTTGTCACTTGGGTACACTGATACAAGTATTTTTGTCTCCATGATCAGCATTTGGAACTTCCTCGGACGTATTGGTGGTGGCTACTTCTCTGAGATTATCGTAAG AGACTATGCCTACCCACGACCAGTGGTAATGGCTGTAGTTCAGGTCATCATGGCAGTTGGGCTTTGCTACTATGCTATGGGATTTCCAGGGCAAGTATATGTGTCCACTGTGCTGATAGGACTAGGGTATGGTGCTCACTGGGCAATTTTGCCAGCTGCAGCTTCAGAGCTGTTTGGCTTGAAGAGTTTCGGGGCCCTCTATAATTTTCTTACAATGGCAAACCCTGCTGGTTCTCTTATATTCTCAGAAGTGATTGCTAGTGGTATATATGACTACTATGCAGAAAAACAAGCTACACTCAGACACCAAAATCCAAGTTCATTGCTTATCGGACCCCTCAGGGATGATGATGACCTCTCTTGTGTTGGTACTATATGTTATTCCATCACTTTTGGAATCCTATCAGCACTATGCATTGTTGCAGCAGGATTAAGCATGATTGTAGTTTATCGAACAAGGAGGGTTTACACACAACTCTATGGAAATCCAAACAATTGA
- the LOC112179970 gene encoding uncharacterized protein LOC112179970, whose product MDCNKEEALKAKQIAELKVAESDFNEAKRFALKAQNLYPELDGLPQFLATLDVYISAEKGPNGEVNWYKVLGVEPLADEDRIQKQFRKLALVLHPDKNKSVGAEGAFKIISNARRILYDQKQILSSMHDGIPDGFHDLSEFNHANTRDERIATPTMPDGKSSMPTTQNGFEDAFKKNHSDTRDERRATPTKPLSTSRPQKGRKTTFWTICSWCKMYFEYLRRFLNHKLQCHSCQKHFIAYKIPAPKNASMSSPFDAQQHKSQPTMPNNSCDPGRTHIASTDVRSSGISGVDKPMFAPGRTHPSAADVRSSGISGVDEPMFAPGWTHAAATDVGSSGISGLCFNSARDQSVEATASSSSQAAGSAHPAFRQLNRGHEESFPYKEAHQWKFHAFKKPDPFLPTGSPNTGFSAVPNGVKPRRKRHRWQEIQTKVGMGNGGVTMNKIFGSSKFSFGAGRLDGASRHRVNCTRDLSHVELQNVLVKKATKEIVKKLDKSSIPSVPKTVDANEVKKKGEKEADVPGVKADMTGCRVSVDAEDMPRKMSSPAKSHDDSDVEEGNTNSMSVPDPDFHDFDEHRTEKSFASNQVWAVYDEDDGMPRYYAMIHSIISLKPFKIQISWLNSKTNHELAPLDWVACGFPKTSGDLRIGKHGVYKYLQTFSHKVKWTKGRRGAVRIYPGKGDVWALYRNWSPDWDEHTPDEVIHKYDMVQVLEDYNEEIGVSIVPLVKVAGFKTVFRQHSDRSRIRTIPREEMFRFSHQVPYYLLTGLEGDNAPKGCLELDPASTPLELLQIKSEAQAKMEETAGKCNGEENGKVTIETGPVEDAEEQDPADLMKRQKDPQATKWRVYSRKRPREGQAVEGAKRLRL is encoded by the coding sequence ATGGATTGCAACAAAGAAGAGGCCCTCAAGGCCAAACAGATAGCAGAGCTGAAGGTTGCAGAGTCTGACTTTAATGAGGCTAAAAGATTTGCTTTAAAAGCGCAAAACTTGTATCCTGAGCTTgatggtcttcctcaatttctggCAACTCTCGATGTCTACATCTCTGCTGAGAAGGGACCAAATGGGGAAGTTAATTGGTACAAGGTCCTCGGTGTGGAACCTTTGGCTGATGAAGACAGAATCCAAAAGCAATTCAGGAAACTGGCTCTCGTTCTACACCCTGACAAAAATAAATCTGTAGGTGCTGAAGGAGCGTTCAAGATTATATCCAATGCCAGGAGAATTCTTTATGACCAGAAGCAGATTTTAAGCTCTATGCATGATGGAATTCCAGATGGGTTCCATGATTTGTCTGAGTTTAATCATGCAAACACAAGGGATGAGAGGATTGCTACTCCTACCATGCCAGATGGGAAATCATCGATGCCTACTACTCAGAATGGTTTTGAGGATGCCTTCAAGAAGAACCATTCAGACACAAGGGATGAGAGGAGGGCTACCCCTACCAAGCCTTTGTCAACTTCTCGTCCACAGAAAGGTCGGAAAACTACATTTTGGACCATTTGCAGTTGGTGCAAGATGTATTTTGAGTATCTTAGAAGGTTTCTCAACCACAAGCTTCAATGTCACAGCTGCCAGAAGCATTTTATAGCTTATAAGATACCAGCCCCCAAAAATGCATCCATGTCAAGCCCTTTTGATGCTCAGCAACATAAAAGTCAGCCTACCATGCCCAATAACTCTTGTGATCCAGGAAGGACACATATTGCCTCTACAGATGTGAGATCATCAGGAATTTCTGGTGTTGACAAACCAATGTTTGCTCCAGGAAGGACACATCCTTCCGCTGCAGATGTGAGATCATCAGGAATTTCTGGTGTCGACGAACCAATGTTTGCTCCAGGATGGACACATGCTGCCGCTACAGATGTGGGATCATCGGGAATATCTGGTCTATGCTTCAACTCAGCAAGAGATCAAAGTGTGGAAGCAACAGCCTCCAGTTCTAGTCAAGCTGCAGGTAGCGCTCATCCCGCATTCAGGCAATTGAATAGAGGGCATGAAGAATCGTTTCCATATAAGGAGGCCCATCAGTGGAAATTTCACGCTTTTAAGAAACCAGATCCTTTCTTACCTACTGGGTCTCCTAACACTGGTTTCAGCGCTGTGCCCAATGGAGTTAAGCCTAGAAGGAAAAGGCATCGGTGGCAAGAGATTCAAACTAAAGTGGGAATGGGAAATGGAGGAGTTACTATGAACAAGATATTTGGATCTTCCAAGTTTAGTTTTGGTGCAGGAAGGTTGGATGGAGCTTCAAGGCATAGAGTTAATTGCACAAGGGATTTGTCACATGTAGAACTGCAAAATGTATTGGTGAAAAAGGCTACGAAAGAAATTGTCAAGAAGCTTGACAAGTCAAGCATTCCTTCTGTGCCAAAGACTGTGGACGCTAATGAGGTAAAGAAAAAGGGAGAGAAAGAAGCTGATGTGCCTGGTGTTAAAGCCGATATGACAGGGTGTAGGGTATCTGTGGATGCTGAGGACATGCCCAGAAAGATGTCCTCCCCTGCCAAGTCTCATGATGACTCTGATGTAGAGGAAGGTAATACAAATTCAATGAGTGTTCCAGACCCTGACTTTCATGATTTTGATGAGCATCGCACGGAAAAGTCATTTGCTAGCAACCAGGTGTGGGCTGTGTATGACGAAGATGATGGCATGCCCCGTTATTATGCTATGATTCACAGTATCATATCTTTGAAaccattcaaaattcaaatcagTTGGCTTAATTCCAAAACCAATCACGAACTCGCTCCACTAGATTGGGTTGCTTGTGGTTTTCCTAAGACTAGCGGGGACCTCCGGATAGGGAAGCATGGAGTTTACAAGTATCTTCAAACTTTCTCCCACAAGGTTAAGTGGACAAAAGGCAGAAGAGGAGCAGTTCGTATATATCCTGGAAAGGGAGATGTCTGGGCTTTATATAGGAACTGGTCCCCTGATTGGGATGAACATACCCCAGATGAAGTGATACACAAATATGACATGGTGCAAGTGCTAGAAGATTATAATGAGGAGATAGGAGTGAGCATTGTCCCTCTTGTTAAAGTTGCTGGCTTCAAGACTGTGTTCCGCCAACATTCAGACAGAAGTAGAATCAGGACAATTCCAAGAGAAGAAATGTTTCGTTTCTCTCACCAGGTCCCTTATTACTTGCTCACAGGTCTTGAAGGAGACAATGCTCCCAAGGGTTGCTTGGAGCTTGATCCTGCATCTACTCCTTTGGAACTTCTTCAGATAAAGTCAGAAGCACAAGCCAAAATGGAGGAGACAGCTGGAAAATGTAATGGAGAAGAGAATGGCAAAGTAACTATAGAAACAGGTCCGGTAGAAGATGCCGAGGAACAAGATCCGGCAGACTTGATGAAGAGGCAGAAGGATCCCCAGGCAACAAAGTGGCGGGTATATAGTCGGAAACGCCCGAGGGAAGGACAAGCTGTCGAGGGTGCTAAGCGGTTGCGGCTTTAG
- the LOC112178550 gene encoding nuclear transcription factor Y subunit C-1, producing MDNNPNAAATATAITAQHQHQAQSATYPPAQGGPPSSVAAAPFHHLLQAQQQQLQMFWNYQRQEIEQVNDFKNHQLPLARIKKIMKADEDVRMISAEAPVLFAKACELFILELTIRSWLHAEENKRRTLQKNDIAAAITRTDIFDFLVDIVPRDEIKDEAGLGAVGMVGTTASGVPYYYPPIGQPAGAPGGMMIGRPAMDPTGVYAQPPSQAWQSVWQTAADDGSYGSGGSSGQGNLDGQS from the exons ATGGACAACAACCCCAacgccgccgccaccgccaccgccattACCGCCCAGCACCAGCACCAAGCCCAGTCCGCCACCTACCCTCCGGCCCAGGGCGGCCCGCCTTCCTCCGTCGCGGCGGCGCCCTTCCACCACCTGCTCCAGGCTCAGCAGCAGCAGCTGCAGATGTTCTGGAACTACCAGCGGCAGGAGATCGAGCAGGTCAACGACTTCAAGAACCACCAGCTCCCCTTGGCCCgcatcaagaagatcatgaagGCCGACGAGGACGTCAGGATGATCTCAGCCGAGGCCCCCGTCCTGTTCGCCAAGGCCTGCGAGCTCTTCATCCTCGAGCTCACCATCCGCTCCTGGCTCCACGCCGAGGAGAACAAACGGCGCACTCTCCAGAAAAACGACATTGCCGCCGCCATTACCAGGACCGATATTTTCGATTTCCTCGTCGATATTGTCCCCCGGGATGAGATCAAGGACGAGGCCGGCCTCGGAGCTGTCGGCATGGTGGGGACCACCGCCAGTGGGGTCCCCTACTACTACCCGCCGATTGGCCAGCCCGCCGGTGCGCCGGGAGGGATGATGATTGGGAGGCCGGCCATGGACCCCACCGGCGTTTATGCGCAGCCCCCGTCGCAGGCGTGGCAGTCGGTGTGGCAGACCGCGGCGGACGATGGGTCCTATGGGAGTGGAGGGAGCAGTGGCCAGGGCAATCTTGATGGCCAGAG TTAA
- the LOC112178551 gene encoding protein transport protein Sec61 subunit gamma, with translation MDAIDSVVDPLREFAKDSARLVKRCHKPDRKEFSKVALRTAIGFVVMGFVGFFVKLIFIPINNIIVGSV, from the exons ATGGACGCCATTGACTCAGTTGTGGATCCTCTCAGAGAGTTCGCTAAGGACAGCGCTCGGCTCGTCAAGAGGTGCCACAAGCCCGATCGCAAAG AATTCTCAAAGGTGGCGTTGCGTACAGCCATCGGGTTTGTTGTGATGGGATTCGTTGGGTTTTTCGTGAAGCTGATCTTCATTCCCATCAACAACATCATCGTCGGATCTGTTTAG